In one window of Candidatus Krumholzibacteriota bacterium DNA:
- a CDS encoding CoB--CoM heterodisulfide reductase iron-sulfur subunit A family protein, whose amino-acid sequence MQFDAVVIGGGIAGQESALNLADTGRTVLLVEKDLSIGGRMIHLSKVFPTLDCAACITTPKVSETARHPNITVMTNTEIGDVARRADGAFEGTLTTRPRYVVEKNCTGCQKCEAVCPVVVDDQYQYGLVGRKAAYVPFSIANPRVAAIDLDHCILCGACERACPSEAIDFTQETRTTGVIAGTIVVAMGFRLFEPARIENYGAGHFGNVITSMQMERQLVPTRPFNNVLRPTDGKIPDNIAYVLCAGSRDATLGNPICSQVCCMYSMKQGQLLLGALPMADITIYYIDIRAFGKGYEEFYRSTEGMGVEFVKGKVGTIEERDDGDLVLRYEDIVEGTVKEAVHDLVVLSVGMLSNPEAGGIFRGGALELDDYGYVRRADRLSDPAGTSIAGVFVAGTASGPMDIPDSIASAGAAAAGALAYLESTP is encoded by the coding sequence ATGCAGTTCGACGCGGTCGTGATCGGCGGCGGCATCGCCGGCCAGGAATCGGCCCTGAACCTGGCCGACACGGGACGCACGGTCCTCCTCGTCGAGAAGGATCTCTCCATCGGCGGCAGGATGATCCACCTGAGCAAGGTGTTTCCGACGCTCGACTGCGCCGCCTGCATCACCACCCCGAAGGTTTCCGAGACGGCGCGCCACCCGAACATCACCGTGATGACCAACACCGAGATCGGCGACGTCGCCCGGCGGGCCGACGGCGCCTTCGAGGGAACGTTGACGACGCGGCCGCGGTACGTCGTCGAGAAAAACTGCACGGGCTGCCAGAAGTGCGAGGCGGTCTGCCCGGTCGTCGTCGACGACCAGTACCAGTACGGCCTCGTCGGCAGGAAAGCCGCCTACGTCCCCTTCAGCATCGCCAACCCGCGGGTCGCCGCGATCGATCTTGATCATTGCATCCTCTGCGGCGCGTGCGAACGGGCGTGCCCATCCGAAGCGATCGATTTCACGCAGGAAACCCGGACGACCGGCGTGATCGCGGGCACGATCGTCGTCGCGATGGGCTTCCGTCTCTTCGAGCCGGCCCGCATCGAGAACTACGGCGCGGGCCACTTCGGCAACGTCATCACCTCGATGCAGATGGAACGGCAGCTCGTGCCGACGCGGCCGTTCAACAACGTCCTGCGCCCCACCGACGGCAAGATCCCCGACAACATCGCCTACGTCCTGTGCGCCGGCTCGCGCGACGCTACCCTCGGCAATCCCATCTGCTCGCAGGTCTGCTGCATGTACTCCATGAAGCAGGGTCAGCTCCTGCTCGGCGCGCTGCCGATGGCCGACATCACGATCTACTACATAGACATCAGGGCCTTCGGGAAAGGATACGAGGAGTTCTACCGCAGCACCGAGGGGATGGGCGTCGAGTTCGTCAAGGGGAAGGTGGGAACGATCGAGGAGCGCGACGACGGGGACCTGGTCCTCCGGTACGAGGACATCGTCGAGGGAACGGTGAAGGAAGCGGTACACGACCTCGTCGTGCTTTCCGTCGGCATGCTCTCGAACCCGGAGGCGGGCGGAATCTTCCGGGGCGGCGCCCTCGAGCTCGACGACTACGGCTACGTGCGGCGGGCCGACCGGTTGAGCGACCCGGCGGGAACGAGCATCGCCGGCGTCTTCGTGGCGGGGACCGCCTCCGGCCCCATGGACATCCCGGACTCGATCGCGTCGGCCGGAGCGGCCGCCGCGGGGGCCCTGGCATACCTGGAGAGCACGCCATGA
- a CDS encoding hydrogenase iron-sulfur subunit encodes MTDAGGRDGVSILVFSTEKISDPAIDLAGLLKQHYPPTVDTISVPCSGGIKPRWIMRAFERGFDGVFIAADGTDCPYGESCAEKTAEIVRRTQEMMKERGMDPARLRMAAICSVCSETFVKMVTSLTDALAGARKQT; translated from the coding sequence ATGACGGACGCGGGCGGCAGGGACGGCGTCTCGATCCTCGTCTTCTCCACCGAGAAGATCTCCGATCCGGCGATCGACCTCGCGGGTTTGCTGAAGCAGCACTACCCGCCGACGGTGGACACCATCAGCGTGCCCTGCTCCGGCGGCATCAAGCCGAGATGGATCATGCGCGCCTTCGAGCGCGGATTCGACGGCGTCTTCATCGCCGCCGACGGCACCGACTGCCCGTACGGGGAGTCCTGCGCCGAAAAGACCGCCGAGATCGTCAGGCGGACACAGGAGATGATGAAGGAGCGGGGGATGGATCCAGCGCGACTGCGCATGGCCGCGATCTGTTCCGTCTGCTCCGAGACCTTCGTGAAGATGGTGACGTCCCTGACCGACGCCCTGGCCGGAGCCCGAAAACAAACCTGA
- a CDS encoding sulfurtransferase TusA family protein, giving the protein MDAAELANLTVDKTVDARATACPGPLLAAKKAISTIASGQIMEVLSSDAATKRDVPKWAEKKGHEYLGTIEESGFFRIFMKKQ; this is encoded by the coding sequence ATGGACGCTGCCGAACTGGCGAATCTCACCGTGGACAAGACCGTCGACGCGCGGGCGACCGCCTGCCCCGGCCCGCTCCTGGCCGCCAAGAAGGCAATCAGCACGATCGCGTCGGGCCAGATCATGGAAGTGCTGTCGTCCGACGCGGCAACGAAACGCGACGTGCCGAAGTGGGCCGAGAAGAAGGGGCACGAGTACCTCGGCACCATCGAGGAATCGGGCTTTTTCCGGATCTTCATGAAGAAGCAATGA
- a CDS encoding ArsR family transcriptional regulator gives MKDDRNVQGYRQVADTAKLFADPLRLEIIEILAQGPRTVDSLAVACDQPLKNVSHHLRRLLAAGLVKRVKSGRRAIYSIADERVTSLWVMIRRFAEDRVSATMDIDWDAPDRTMNAEDLARLVARREVLVIDVRPPEEFASGHLPGAVSIPEEEIEARLNELPRDRPVVAFCRGPYCLLADRAVDLLRASGMRALRCAGGVAEWRSLGLSVEAQGAAPADETRAGRPE, from the coding sequence GTGAAGGACGACAGGAACGTGCAGGGCTACCGGCAGGTCGCCGACACGGCGAAGCTGTTCGCCGATCCGCTCAGGCTCGAGATCATCGAGATTCTCGCGCAGGGGCCGCGGACGGTCGATTCGCTCGCCGTCGCGTGCGACCAGCCGCTCAAGAACGTGTCGCATCACCTGCGGCGCCTTCTCGCCGCCGGGTTGGTGAAACGGGTCAAGAGCGGGCGGCGCGCGATCTACTCGATCGCCGACGAGCGGGTGACGTCGCTGTGGGTGATGATCCGGCGGTTCGCGGAGGATCGCGTCTCCGCGACGATGGATATCGACTGGGACGCGCCCGACCGGACGATGAATGCCGAGGATCTCGCGCGGCTCGTCGCGCGCCGGGAGGTGCTTGTGATCGACGTGCGTCCCCCGGAAGAGTTCGCCAGCGGCCATCTGCCGGGGGCCGTCTCGATTCCCGAGGAGGAGATCGAGGCGCGGCTCAACGAGCTTCCCCGGGACCGTCCCGTCGTCGCCTTTTGCCGCGGGCCGTACTGCCTGCTCGCCGATCGCGCGGTGGACCTGCTCCGGGCCTCCGGGATGCGCGCCCTGCGCTGCGCCGGCGGCGTCGCCGAATGGCGGTCCCTCGGGCTGTCGGTGGAGGCGCAGGGCGCGGCGCCCGCCGACGAAACACGGGCGGGGCGCCCGGAGTGA
- a CDS encoding DUF2239 family protein, with amino-acid sequence MAEQRTGTYTAFLDRRMIAAGPIDIVVLEAKRRYDTGDPGRLVIYRDATGETIDIDYRGTPEESLARLADHPVLPRGEKDALRPRGPGRPRLGVVAREVTLLPRHWEWLRGQRGGASATLRRLVEDASRASRGEDLAREAIEAAHRFMWDMAGDLPRFEEASRALFARDMDALERTIDGWPTDVAGYLLCLARGTAVPGKGNSAEPKAGL; translated from the coding sequence ATGGCTGAACAGCGGACGGGCACGTATACCGCCTTCCTCGACCGGCGGATGATCGCCGCCGGGCCGATCGACATCGTCGTTCTCGAGGCGAAGCGACGTTACGACACCGGCGATCCGGGCCGTCTCGTCATCTATCGCGACGCCACCGGGGAGACGATCGACATCGATTACCGGGGAACCCCGGAGGAGAGCCTCGCACGGCTCGCCGATCACCCCGTGCTCCCCCGCGGGGAAAAGGACGCCCTTCGGCCTCGCGGCCCGGGCCGCCCGCGCCTCGGCGTGGTGGCCAGGGAGGTCACCCTCCTCCCCCGCCACTGGGAGTGGTTGCGCGGTCAGCGGGGCGGGGCGTCGGCGACCCTGCGCCGCCTCGTCGAGGATGCGAGCCGCGCGAGCCGCGGCGAGGATCTCGCCCGGGAGGCGATCGAGGCCGCGCACCGCTTCATGTGGGACATGGCCGGGGATCTCCCGCGGTTCGAGGAGGCCTCCCGCGCCCTCTTCGCCCGCGACATGGACGCCCTCGAGCGAACGATCGACGGGTGGCCGACCGATGTCGCGGGATACCTGCTCTGTCTCGCGAGAGGGACGGCCGTCCCGGGAAAGGGAAACTCCGCGGAACCGAAGGCCGGCCTCTGA
- a CDS encoding SIMPL domain-containing protein — MNERNVVPVVLLAAGIALAGWFVGNGFMKGRAADRFVTVKGVSEREVTADVALWPLSFAATDDDLARAQAGIRAAKKTVVSFLKERGFSDGEIEVQRLSVSDAFTDRYRDGAVRSRYVIEQTLMVRTSECAKVQEASQALDALVEQGVVLSSNPYAGGPTYLFTGLSDLKPEMIAEATAKARRAAEQFATDSGSEVGGIRRANQGVFVILARDRAPGINEAAQLHKTVRVVSTIEYFLED; from the coding sequence ATGAACGAACGAAACGTTGTGCCGGTCGTGCTTCTCGCGGCCGGTATCGCCCTTGCGGGCTGGTTCGTCGGCAACGGCTTCATGAAGGGCCGGGCGGCCGATCGCTTCGTCACGGTGAAGGGGGTCTCCGAACGCGAGGTGACCGCCGACGTCGCCCTCTGGCCCCTCTCCTTCGCCGCCACCGACGACGATCTCGCGCGGGCCCAGGCGGGGATCCGCGCGGCGAAGAAGACCGTCGTCTCGTTTTTGAAGGAGCGCGGGTTCTCCGACGGGGAGATCGAGGTCCAGCGACTCTCGGTGAGCGACGCCTTCACCGACCGCTACCGCGACGGCGCGGTCCGGAGCCGCTACGTGATCGAGCAGACGCTCATGGTACGCACGAGCGAGTGCGCCAAGGTGCAGGAGGCGAGCCAGGCGCTCGACGCCCTCGTCGAGCAGGGCGTGGTCCTCTCGTCGAACCCCTACGCGGGTGGCCCGACCTACCTCTTCACCGGCCTCAGCGACCTCAAGCCGGAGATGATCGCCGAGGCGACGGCCAAGGCCCGCCGCGCCGCCGAGCAGTTCGCCACCGACTCGGGGAGCGAGGTCGGCGGGATCCGCCGGGCCAACCAGGGCGTCTTCGTCATCCTCGCCCGCGACCGGGCCCCGGGAATCAACGAGGCGGCCCAGCTGCACAAGACGGTCCGCGTCGTCTCGACGATCGAGTACTTCCTCGAGGACTGA
- a CDS encoding response regulator, with product MARILVVDDDPDVVEATKMYLEKEGHDVATAFSRDEGMKHIAAEHPDLLVLDVMMDEPDDGIFMAQELRKSGFERPILMMSSIDKVTGMHYDKDDEVTPVDDFIEKPVAPATLVEKVKALLNR from the coding sequence ATGGCGCGGATCCTCGTGGTTGACGACGATCCCGATGTCGTCGAGGCGACCAAGATGTACCTCGAGAAGGAAGGGCACGACGTGGCGACGGCCTTCAGCCGCGACGAGGGCATGAAGCACATCGCCGCCGAACACCCCGACCTGCTCGTGCTGGATGTCATGATGGACGAGCCGGACGACGGCATCTTCATGGCCCAGGAACTCCGCAAGTCGGGGTTCGAGCGCCCGATCCTCATGATGTCGAGCATCGACAAGGTGACGGGCATGCACTACGACAAGGACGACGAGGTGACTCCCGTCGACGATTTCATCGAGAAGCCCGTCGCGCCGGCGACGCTGGTCGAAAAGGTGAAAGCCCTGTTGAACCGGTAA
- the nuoE gene encoding NADH-quinone oxidoreductase subunit NuoE has product MLTKQDKLLAELRALVGKHGSGRPSLIPILMEVQEHYGQISDFTMQAIADMLGIHPVEVYSVVTFYAFLNEKYHGKFVIRLCRTISCDMAGKKAVARQLENDLGIEFGETTEDGRFTLEWANCIGMCDQGPAMLVNDQVFTHVTPEKVHDILEACRRSFGPSSMQKEGIAL; this is encoded by the coding sequence ATGCTCACGAAACAGGACAAGCTCCTTGCGGAGCTCCGGGCGCTGGTCGGGAAACACGGCTCCGGGCGTCCGTCGTTGATTCCCATTCTCATGGAAGTCCAGGAACACTACGGTCAGATCTCCGACTTCACGATGCAGGCGATCGCCGACATGCTCGGCATCCACCCGGTCGAGGTCTACAGCGTGGTCACGTTCTACGCCTTCCTCAACGAGAAATACCACGGCAAGTTCGTCATCCGTCTCTGCCGGACGATCAGCTGCGACATGGCCGGCAAGAAGGCCGTCGCCCGCCAGCTCGAGAACGATCTCGGCATCGAGTTCGGCGAGACGACCGAGGACGGCCGGTTCACCCTCGAGTGGGCGAACTGCATCGGCATGTGCGACCAGGGCCCCGCGATGCTCGTGAACGACCAGGTCTTCACGCACGTCACGCCCGAGAAGGTACACGACATCCTCGAGGCCTGCCGCCGGTCCTTCGGACCGTCCTCCATGCAGAAGGAGGGGATCGCATTATGA
- a CDS encoding SLBB domain-containing protein, translating to MTSDTIRNEITFASVEPDAGLKKALGMPRADAIGVIRDSNMKGRGGAGFPTGVKWNLAAGAQGDAKYVVCNADEGEPGTFKDRLILTEWPELVFDGMTLAGYAIGAKEGIIYLRGEYTYLVKDLHEMLEKRREEGKLGTDVCGKKGFDFDITVRLGAGAYICGEETALIESLEGKRGEPRNRPPFPVNTGLFGQPTIVNNVETFAWAATIMIKGADWFKGIGTERSTGLKLFSVSGDVDLPGVYEFPMGITVAELLEQAGGADAKAAQIGGASGHCVPAEEFARTIAYEDVPTGGSVMVFGDHRDMLDVAENFCDFFVEESCGQCTPCRIGNSKLLEGVRMLKEGKCSMAYLRELCRLGETMQIASKCGLGQSSPNAFLSIVEHFKDEIMGRTPASA from the coding sequence ATGACCAGCGACACCATCCGCAACGAGATCACCTTCGCGTCGGTCGAGCCCGACGCCGGGCTGAAGAAGGCGCTCGGCATGCCGCGCGCCGACGCGATCGGCGTCATCCGCGACTCGAACATGAAGGGACGCGGCGGGGCCGGATTCCCCACCGGCGTCAAGTGGAACCTCGCCGCCGGCGCGCAGGGCGACGCGAAGTACGTCGTCTGCAACGCCGACGAGGGAGAGCCCGGTACCTTCAAGGACCGTCTCATCCTCACCGAGTGGCCCGAGCTCGTCTTCGACGGCATGACACTCGCCGGGTACGCCATCGGCGCGAAGGAGGGCATCATCTACCTCCGGGGCGAGTACACCTACCTCGTCAAGGATCTCCACGAGATGCTCGAGAAGCGCCGCGAGGAGGGCAAGCTCGGCACGGACGTCTGCGGCAAGAAGGGCTTCGATTTCGACATCACCGTTCGTCTCGGCGCCGGCGCCTACATCTGCGGCGAGGAAACGGCCCTCATCGAGAGCCTCGAGGGCAAGCGCGGCGAGCCGCGCAACCGCCCGCCCTTCCCCGTGAACACGGGGCTTTTCGGCCAGCCGACGATCGTCAACAACGTCGAGACCTTCGCCTGGGCGGCGACGATCATGATCAAGGGCGCCGACTGGTTCAAGGGCATCGGCACCGAGCGCTCGACGGGCCTCAAGCTCTTCAGCGTCTCCGGCGACGTCGATCTTCCCGGCGTCTACGAGTTCCCGATGGGCATCACGGTGGCCGAGCTCCTGGAGCAGGCCGGCGGCGCCGACGCCAAGGCGGCGCAGATCGGCGGCGCCTCGGGCCACTGCGTGCCGGCCGAGGAATTCGCGCGCACCATCGCCTACGAGGACGTTCCGACCGGCGGCTCGGTCATGGTTTTCGGCGACCACCGGGACATGCTCGACGTGGCCGAGAACTTCTGCGACTTCTTCGTCGAGGAATCGTGCGGGCAGTGCACGCCCTGCCGCATCGGCAATTCGAAGCTCCTCGAGGGAGTGCGCATGCTCAAGGAGGGCAAGTGCTCCATGGCCTACCTCCGCGAGCTGTGCAGGCTCGGCGAGACGATGCAGATCGCGTCCAAGTGCGGGCTCGGCCAGTCGAGCCCGAATGCCTTCCTGTCCATCGTCGAGCATTTCAAGGATGAGATCATGGGCCGCACGCCCGCGTCGGCCTAA
- a CDS encoding iron hydrogenase small subunit, with protein sequence MTDKKKPCTDDTAHASSSTKPHVVEPPADTDAIGTLVTATIDGNDVKVPLGTTILEAARKIGVRIPTLCHHEDLCVAGVCRICVVEVEGQRTLQASCAYPITQPITIWTHTRKVRQARRHILDLLLSEHYGECYSCFRNNNCELQELAKEYGVDFYRFGHPEKPLYEIDRTSYALVRDDNKCIQCRRCVRTCIDLQEVGVLETIGRGADARISTYLDRGLSDVICINCGQCINRCPTGALRANDPTDEVWAAIDDPTKHVVIQTAPSPRAGIGEEFGQEPGTPMTWEMNTALRRCGFDKVFDTNFSADLTIIEEGTELILRLYRNLVEGDGSMPLPQFTSCSPGWVKYIEHFYPDYLDHVSSAKSPQQMFGAVIKTWYAKLNGIDPKDVVSVALMPCSAKKFECNRPEMSDSGFKDVDYGLTTRELAQMIREAGINLPDMPKSDFDDPFGTASGSGVIFGASGGVMEAALRSVIEFVTGKQVEDFYDHADIIPVRGFEGVKYAELTIPEEVGPVPGLISHLVPDWNWLKGATLKLGVAHGTANAKKVMEDIKAGGKFSECHFIEFMACPGGCLGGGGQPIPTSPEIRAKRAQAIYNEDAAYGRAGKARKSHENPAIARIYEEFLTDGPCGHLSHSLLHTGYTPRGKYIG encoded by the coding sequence ATGACCGACAAGAAGAAACCCTGCACGGACGACACCGCGCACGCCTCGTCGAGCACGAAGCCGCACGTGGTCGAGCCGCCGGCGGATACCGACGCGATCGGGACCCTCGTGACGGCGACGATCGACGGCAACGACGTCAAGGTGCCGCTCGGCACGACGATTCTCGAGGCGGCCAGGAAGATCGGTGTCCGCATCCCGACCCTCTGCCACCACGAGGATCTCTGCGTGGCCGGCGTCTGCCGGATCTGCGTGGTCGAGGTCGAGGGACAGCGCACCCTCCAGGCCTCGTGCGCATACCCCATCACGCAGCCGATCACGATCTGGACCCACACGCGCAAGGTGCGCCAGGCGCGCCGGCACATCCTCGACCTGCTCCTCTCCGAGCACTACGGGGAATGCTATTCCTGCTTCCGCAACAACAACTGCGAGCTGCAGGAGCTGGCGAAGGAATACGGCGTCGATTTCTACCGGTTCGGGCATCCCGAAAAGCCCCTCTACGAGATCGACCGCACGAGCTACGCCCTCGTCCGCGACGACAACAAGTGCATCCAGTGCCGTCGCTGCGTGCGCACCTGCATCGACCTGCAGGAAGTCGGCGTGCTCGAGACGATCGGCCGCGGGGCCGATGCGAGGATATCGACCTACCTCGACAGGGGGCTGAGCGACGTCATCTGCATCAACTGCGGCCAGTGCATCAACCGCTGCCCGACCGGCGCGCTCCGCGCGAACGATCCGACCGACGAGGTCTGGGCGGCGATCGACGATCCGACGAAGCACGTCGTCATCCAGACGGCGCCGAGCCCGCGCGCCGGGATCGGCGAGGAGTTCGGCCAGGAGCCGGGCACCCCGATGACCTGGGAAATGAACACCGCGCTCCGGCGTTGCGGATTCGACAAGGTGTTCGACACCAACTTCTCGGCCGATCTCACGATCATCGAGGAGGGAACGGAGCTCATCCTCAGGCTCTACAGGAACCTCGTCGAGGGCGACGGCTCGATGCCCCTGCCGCAGTTCACGAGCTGCAGCCCGGGCTGGGTGAAGTACATCGAGCACTTCTATCCCGATTACCTCGATCACGTCTCCTCGGCGAAGAGCCCGCAGCAGATGTTCGGCGCGGTCATCAAGACGTGGTACGCGAAGCTCAACGGGATCGATCCGAAGGATGTCGTGAGCGTGGCGCTCATGCCCTGCTCGGCCAAGAAGTTCGAGTGCAACCGGCCCGAGATGTCCGACAGCGGGTTCAAGGACGTCGACTACGGCCTCACCACCCGCGAACTCGCCCAGATGATCCGCGAGGCCGGAATCAATCTTCCCGACATGCCCAAGAGCGATTTCGACGATCCCTTCGGCACCGCCTCGGGCTCGGGCGTCATCTTCGGCGCCTCCGGCGGCGTGATGGAGGCGGCGCTGCGCAGCGTCATCGAGTTCGTCACGGGCAAGCAGGTGGAGGATTTCTACGATCACGCCGACATCATCCCGGTCCGCGGTTTCGAGGGCGTCAAGTACGCCGAGCTCACGATCCCCGAGGAGGTCGGGCCGGTGCCCGGACTGATCAGCCACCTCGTTCCCGACTGGAACTGGCTGAAGGGGGCCACCCTGAAGCTCGGCGTGGCCCACGGCACGGCGAACGCGAAGAAGGTCATGGAGGACATCAAGGCCGGCGGCAAGTTCTCCGAGTGCCACTTCATCGAGTTCATGGCCTGCCCGGGCGGCTGCCTCGGCGGCGGCGGGCAGCCGATCCCGACGAGCCCGGAGATCCGCGCGAAGCGCGCGCAGGCGATCTACAACGAGGACGCGGCTTACGGACGCGCCGGCAAAGCGAGGAAGTCGCACGAGAACCCGGCCATCGCCAGGATCTACGAGGAGTTCCTCACGGATGGGCCGTGCGGCCACCTGTCGCACTCGCTGCTCCACACGGGGTACACGCCGAGGGGGAAGTATATCGGGTAG